A single window of Cygnus olor isolate bCygOlo1 chromosome 10, bCygOlo1.pri.v2, whole genome shotgun sequence DNA harbors:
- the CDHR4 gene encoding LOW QUALITY PROTEIN: cadherin-related family member 4 (The sequence of the model RefSeq protein was modified relative to this genomic sequence to represent the inferred CDS: inserted 2 bases in 1 codon), translating into MCQARAGHGDSSCPAGFRGWGASGVPWGRLWGAIGVSQRATQGGAGTSPAGWGDTRFFPGTFVRPAALPDLPRVVTLSEDAAPGTRVAEVTVSCSAVQGSPNVTLVRVEPGTPTDPTVTPRTTEPGHPFNPIAISTVGVPATTFRAEVTLRAGAELDARRVNQYALALRAACPGEEEVTKWLFVWVTAGQALRCDAPFASAGGDVVRVPADVAPRAPLHMVLPQPLGGLTFRLRNDGTPLTLTPRGLVLAPASGFSPSKDTQTFRLEIEVTDRHGHNCSGAVTVEVLPSHRPRVTILEPRQDVTVPEGSGPLEVVTQVHASGDNVRYAILSPTVPALFTIDEVTGVIRSTCRLEVARVHLLVRAYNALQPADQATATINVTVQGRDRQAPSCVPALYVTQVRETVSPGSTLVTLRCASPAGAEGSLSYALEGPPGSRSRFRMEGPRLQVNTTLDYDSQAMAALGFQLTATVVVTAGGQPPRSTRVPVLVTVTPVNEFPPECPRGLTFTVLETAPFGSVVGYVNGTDRDHPPDSLEYSLEGGSSPAQPFSIDTHSGEIRVVGPLGSPPRVSYRLPVRLTDTHNDLDPANRRSRLCNMAVHLQAVPEPRCTPEVQELWITAGRGSRQPVIHLACWGDPDTTALSYAIIGGNEDGRFRLDGSALSYVPDGLAEPRTFVLLVEVWGGPGAPRRSTVVALVVHVTPRSTTVPASTTARHTTPRKKPLVVTRTEAVWRPPAWFVAVLTVSGVLLLASLSCLARSLVCSSRAPSKLLLGESSRDVAERSGGREEQGRPHAXAASPCSTQEPSDGRAQDPCTGRDRLFHGLTGAQRWI; encoded by the exons ATGTGCCAAGCCCGGGCtgggcacggggacagcagcTGCCCGGCTGGCTTCAGAGGCTGGGGCGCCTCTGGGGTGCCTTGGGGACGTCTTTGGGGTGCCATCGGGGTGTCCCAGAGGGCTACCCAGGGCGGTGCTGGGACgtccccagcaggctggggtGACACTCGGTTCTTTCCAGGGACGTTTGTAAGGCCGGCAG CCCTGCCTGACCTGCCCCGCGTGGTGACCCTGAGCGAGGACGCGGCGCCGGGCACCCGCGTGGCCGAGGTGACCGTGTCCTGCAGCGCCGTGCAAGGCAGTCCCAATGTCACTCTGGTGCGCGTCGAGCCCGGCACCCCCACCGACCCCACCGTCACCCCACGCACCACTGAGCCTGGCCACCCTTTCAACCCCATCGCCATCAGCACCGTCGGCGTGCCCGCCACCACCTTTCGGGCAGAG GTGACGCTGCGTGCCGGCGCCGAGCTCGACGCCCGCCGGGTGAACCAGTACGCGCTGGCGCTGCGCGCTGCCTGCCCCGGCGAAGAGGAGGTGACGAAGTGGCTCTTTGTCTGGGTGACGGCGGGACAGGCGCTGCGCTGTGACGCCCCGTTCGCCAGCGCGGGCGGGGACGTGGTGCGGGTGCCGGCGGACGTGGCGCCCCGGGCCCCCCTGCACATGGTGCTGCCGCAGCCGCTCGGCGGGCTGACG TTCCGGCTCAGAAATGATGGCACGCCGCTCACGCTCACCCCACGGGGCCTGGTGCTGGCGCCTGCCAGCGGCTTCAGCCCCAGCAAGGACACCCAG ACCTTCAGGCTGGAGATCGAGGTGACGGACCGGCACGGGCACAACTGCAGCGGGGCTGTGACAGTGGAGGTACTGCCGTCACACCGTCCCCGTGTCACCATCCT GGAGCCGCGGCAGGATGTGACGGTGCCCGAGGGCTCCGGCCCCTTGGAGGTGGTCACGCAGGTCCACGCCAGCGGTGACAACGTGCGCTACGCCATCCTTTCTCCCACGGTGCCCGCGCTCTTCACCATTGACGAGG TGACGGGCGTGATCCGCAGCACGTGCCGGCTGGAGGTGGCCCGCGTGCACCTCCTCGTCCGGGCTTACAACGCGCTGCAACCTGCCGACCAGGCCACCGCCACGATCAATGTCACCGTGCAGGGGAGGGACCGGCAGGCACCATCCTGCGTCCCAGCCCTCTACGT GACCCAGGTGCGTGAGACGGTGTCCCCCGGCAGCACCCTGGTGACACTGAGGTGCGCCAGCCCCGCTGGTGCTGAGGGGTCCCTGAGCTACGCCCTGGAGGGGCCCCCAGGCTCCCGCTCCCGCTTCCGCATGGAGGGGCCACGGCTGCAG GTCAACACCACCCTGGACTATGACTCGCAGGCAATGGCTGCTCTGGGCTTCCAGCTGACGGCCACCGTCGTGGTGACGGCCGGGGGACAGCCCCCGCGGAGCA CCCGTGTGCCTGTGCTCGTGACCGTGACACCCGTCAACGAATTCCCACCGGAGTGCCCCCGAGGCCTCACCTTCACCGTGCTGGAGACGGCGCCTTTCGGCAGCGTCGTGGGGTATGTGAATGGCACTGACCGCGACCACCCGCCGGACAGCCTCGAGTACAGCCTCGAGGGGGGCTCCAGCCCCGCGCAGCCCTTCTCCATCGACACGCACAGCG GCGAGATCCGCGTGGTGGGTCCCCTCGGCTCCCCGCCGCGCGTGAGCTACCGGCTGCCGGTGCGGCTGACGGACACCCACAACGACCTGGACCCGGCGAACCGGCGGAGCCGCCTGTGCAACATGGCCGTGCACCTGCAG GCCGTGCCTGAGCCGCGGTGCACCCCCGAGGTGCAGGAGCTGTGGATCACGGCCGGGAGAGGCAGCCGGCAGCCCGTCATCCACCTGGCGTGCTGGGGTGACCCCGACACCACTGCGCTGTCCTACGCCATCATTGGAG GCAACGAGGACGGACGCTTTCGGCTGGATGGGAGCGCCCTCTCCTACGTCCCTGATGGCCTGGCCGAACCCCGCACCtttgtgctgctggtggaggtgtGGGGCGGCCCTGGGGCCCCCCGCCGCAGCACGGTGGTGGCGCTGGTGGTGCACGTCACCCCCCGCAGCACCACGGTGCCAGCCAGCACCACCGCCCGGCACACG ACGCCGCGGAAGAAGCCGCTGGTGGTCACGCGGACGGAGGCGGTGTGGCGCCCGCCGGCCTGGTTTGTGGCCGTGCTGACCGTGTCTGGTGTCCTGCTCCTGGCCAGCCTGAGCTGCCTGGCTCGGAGCCTTGTGTGCAG CAGCCGAGCCCCCAGCAAGCTGCTCCTGGGTGAGAG ctcccgggACGTGGCTGAGCGGAGTGGGGGCCGGGAGGAGCAGGGCCGCCCCCACGC GGCCGCCTCTCCCTGCTCCACACAGGAGCCATCTGACGGCCGTGCCCAGGACCCGT GCACCGGCAGGGACCGGCTCTTCCACGGCCTCACCGGGGCACAACGCTGGATCTGA
- the INKA1 gene encoding PAK4-inhibitor INKA1 — protein sequence MHSARLDGGLGQRRAEPRRCREHMPGTRPAAHDPRGPPAPQRPSSACSEEDEGGLAARSPPASERSLEFDSGYSETSGGTWREEEVTVLRRHPPPCHRAHQLSAGAGGPAPARRARPKSTSDACLEQWRALEPADGQDWTVSLLSQSRNRQPLVLGDNCFADLVENWMDLPEVGAEPRHRPAAEPSRRLGTPPAFLLSLSGNVRRKLASMARPRGAEGARPGSRDPAKRLSCPLGLGGQPKGACFHQSHSNIAQLATDFHRFAALMNSRSRQPIICNDVIGYI from the exons atGCACAGCGCCCGCCTGGACGGCGGCCTCGGCCAGCGCCGCGCCGAGCCG CGCCGCTGCCGGGAGCACATGCCAGGCACGAGGCCGGCTGCCCATGACCCCCGCGGGCCGCCCGCCCCCCAGCGCCCCAGCTCGGCCTGCAGCGAGGAGGACGAGGGGGGCCTGGCCGCCCGCTCGCCCCCCGCCAGCGAGCGCAGCCTGGAGTTTGACTCGGGCTACTCGGAGACGTCGGGGGGCACGTGGCGAGAAGAGGAGGTGACGGTGCTGCGGCGGCACCCGCCGCCCTGCCACCGGGCGCACCAGCTCTCCGCCGGCGCCGggggccccgcgcccgcccgccgcgcccgcCCCAAATCCACGTCGGACGCCTGCCTGGAGCAGTGGCGGGCGCTGGAGCCAGCTGATGGGCAGGACTGGACGGTGTCGCTGCTGTCACAGAGCCGCAACCGGCAGcccctggtgctgggggacaACTGCTTCGCCGACCTGGTGGAGAACTGGATGGACCTGCCCGAGGTGGGCGCCGAGCCCCGGCACCGGCCAGCCGCCGAGCCCTCGCGCCGGCTGGGCACGCCGCCCGCCTTCCTGCTCAGCCTCTCGGGAAACGTGCGCCGCAAGCTGGCCAGCATGGCCCGGCCCCGAGGGGCCGAGGGTGCCCGGCCGGGGAGCCGTGACCCGGCCAAGCGCCTGTCCTGCCCGCTGGGGCTGGGCGGGCAGCCCAAGGGCGCCTGCTTCCACCAGTCCCACAGCAACATTGCCCAGCTGGCTACGGACTTCCACCGCTTCGCCGCCCTCATGAACAGCCGCAGCCGCCAGCCCATCATCTGCAACGACGTGATCGGCTACATCTAG
- the UBA7 gene encoding ubiquitin-like modifier-activating enzyme 7, which yields MAGARYSRQQYVLGGGSGRRLRAAAVLVAGLRGTGAQVAAALVLAGAGRVVLRDPRGAGSADCAQQFLLRESDVGQNRAQASQRRLAELNPDVEVTVSAEELSEDFLDAFQVVVLTESPLEEQLRVGDICHAKGICFIVADAKGLAGQLFCDFGERFVVDDPAEGDPLCATVQHISQGNPGIVTCARSQGGHGHHFSDGDLVTFSGLDGMTELNGCEPCPVRVLDTFRLEIGDTSAFSPYRCGGQVLQVRLRQEHSYESLRQALAMPKIPVRSSTELQRSRSLHAAFRALHAFREERGRLPQPRAPADAERVLELARSLGAQLGPLDEDVVRAFASVSAGDLCPVASFIGALAAQEALKAITGKLLPLDQWFYFDALECLAVEGAAGLTQEDCEPRGSRYDGQIAVFGANFQEELGRQKYLVVGAGAIGCELLKNFAMMGLAAGPGGDITVTDMDTVADSNLHRQFLFRAADVSKPKAEVAAAAVKRMNPDVKVTAHQNQVGPGTEQLYGDDFFQRLDGVVSAVDTLDARAYLETRCIRSRTPLLDSGTEGARGNVVAMVPPVTEPLESATSSTDGTFPLCTLRYYPHTIEHTLQWARDEFEGLFQLPAESVNQFLEELPEEPAQQEGLEVPERVWRSLQERPRDWGDCVRWARRHWQSHYHDAIAQLLHTFPPTHETSPGVPFWSGDRRCPHPLTFDPSNDAHVAYVEAAAQLWAQTYKLPSYSNRAATRDILRSIVLPPFVPQDGLRIPTTEGTEVVEEAGDPGQPMELTQDLAQDLARWRQELGGGTEEQVMEPIHFEKDDDAHMDFIMAASNLRAENYGIPPANWLTSKRIAGRIVPAIVTTTAAVAGLVCLEVYKLVWRCQVLSCYRNSTLFLSECLLLRVKPQQPPTYWYRGKEWSCWDRLEVRAVGADGQEMTVEELLDWLQREHGWTVSKLLRGTTMLYDWEDDDETQARQRAQKLSDGMERAGALRQLELQYLCKGDKEEECPPLLCILP from the exons ATGGCGGGGGCGCGCTACTCGCGGCAGCA gtACGTGCtgggcggcggcagcgggcggcggctgcgggcggcggccgTGCTGGTGGCGGGGCTGCGCGGGACCGGCGCGCAGGTGGCGGCGGCGCTGGTGCTGGCGGGGGCCGGGAGGGTCGTGCTGAGGGACCCCCGGGGGGCCGGCAGCGCCGACTGCGCCCAGCAG TTCCTCCTGCGGGAGAGCGATGTGGGCCAGAACCGCGCCCAGGCATCGCAGCGGCGGCTGGCCGAGCTGAACCCCGACGTGGAGGTGACGGTCAGCGCCGAGGAGCTGTCGGAGGATTTCCTCGACGCTTTCCAG GTGGTCGTGCTGACCGAGTCGCcgctggaggagcagctccGCGTCGGGGACATCTGCCACGCCAAGGGCATCTGCTTCATCGTGGCTGACGCCAAGGGGCTGGCAGG gcagcTCTTCTGCGACTTCGGGGAGCGTTTTGTTGTTGACGACCCGGCAGAAGGGGACCCGCTCTGTGCCACCGTGCAGCACATCTCCCAG GGCAACCCGGGGATCGTGACGTGTGCGAGGTCACAGGGGGGACACGGCCACCATTTCAGTGATGGTGACCTGGTGACGTTTTCCGGCCTGGACGGCATGACGGAGCTGAACGGCTGTGAGCCCTGCCCCGTGCGTGTGCTGG ATACCTTCAGACTGGAGATCGGTGACACGAGCGCCTTCTCACCCTACCGCTGCGGAGGCCAGGTCTTGCAGGTGCGATTGCGCCAGGAGCACTCGTAT GAGTCCCTGCGCCAGGCGCTGGCGATGCCCAAGATCCCAGTGAGAAGCTCCACGGAGCTGCAGCGCAGCCGCAGCCTTCACGCCGCCTTCCGGGCTCTGCACGCCTTCCGTGAGGAGCGGGgccgcctgccccagccccgggcaccg GCGGACGCTGAGCGGGTGCTGGAGCTGGCGCGGAGCCTGGGCGCGCAGCTGGGTCCCCTGGACGAGGATGTCGTGCGAGCGTTCGCCAGCGTGAGCGCGGGGGACCTGTGCCCCGTGGCGTCCTTCATAGGTGCCCTGGCTGCCCAGGAGGCGCTGAAG GCCATCACGGGGAAGCTCCTGCCCCTGGACCAGTGGTTTTACTTTGACGCCTTAGAGTGCCTGGCCgtggagggggctgcaggactgACGCAGGAGGACTGCGAGCCC AGGGGATCCCGCTACGACGGCCAGATCGCCGTGTTTGGGGCCAACTTCCAGGAGGAGCTGGGCCGCCAGAAGTACTTGGTG GTGGGGGCCGGTGCCATCGGCTGCGAGCTGCTCAAGAACTTTGCCATgatggggctggcagcggggccgggcggggatATCACCGTCACCGACATGGACACAGTCGCAGACTCCAACCTGCATCGACAGTTCCTCTTCCGTGCAGCGGATGTGTCG AAGCCGAAAGCGGAGGTGGCCGCTGCAGCTGTGAAGCGCATGAACCCCGATGTGAAGGTGACGGCTCACCAGAACCAGGTGGGGCCTGGCACCGAGCAGCTCTACGGGGACGACTTCTTCCAGCGGCTGGACGGCGTTGTCAGCGCCGTGGACACGCTGGATGCCC GCGCCTACTTGGAGACGCGCTGCATCCGCTCCCGCACGCCGCTGCTGGACTCGGGCACAGAGGGGGCACGGGGGAACGTGGTGGCCATGGTCCCCCCCGTGACCGAGCCACTGGAGTCGGCCACAAGCTCCACGGATGGGACCTTCCCCCTCTGCACCCTGCGGTACTACCCCCACACCATTGAGCACACGCTGCAG TGGGCTCGTGATGAGTTCGAGGGGCTCTTCCAGCTGCCTGCGGAGAGCGTGAACCAGTTCCTGGA AGAGCTGCCGGAGGAGCCGGCACAGCAGGAGGGCTTGGAGGTGCCGGAGCGAGTGTGGAGGAGCCTGCAGGAGAGGCCGCGGGACTGGGGGGACTGCGTGCGCTGGGCCCGCCGGCACTGGCAGAGCCACTACCACGACGCCATCGCCCAGCTGCTGCACACCTTCCCCCCCACGCAC GAAACCAGCCCCGGTGTCCCATTCTGGTCGGGGGACAGGCGGTGTCCCCATCCGCTGACGTTTGACCCCAGCAAT GACGCACACGTGGCATACGTCgaggctgctgcccagctctgggCCCAAACGTACAAGCTGCCATCATACAGCAACCGCGCCGCCACGCGGGACATCCTCCGCAGCATCGTCCTGCCGCCCTTCGTGCCCCAGGACGGGCTCCGCATCCCCACCACGGAAGGCacggaggtggtggaggaggctgggg ACCCTGGGCAGCCGATGGAGCTCACCCAGGACCTCGCCCAGGACCTGGCACGGTGGAGGCAGGAGCTAGGTGGAGGCACGGAGGAACAAGTGATGGAGCCCATCCACTTCGAGAAG GACGACGACGCCCACATGGACTTCATCATGGCTGCATCCAACCTGCGTGCAGAGAACTACGGCATCCCCCCCGCCAACTGGCTGACG AGCAAGCGCATCGCCGGGCGCATCGTGCCCGCCATTGTCACCACCACGGCAGCCGTGGCCGGCCTGGTGTGCCTGGAGGTCTACAAGCTGGTGTGGAGATGCCAGGTCCTCAGCTGCTACCGCAACAGCACCCTGTTTCTGTCCGAATGCCTCCTGCTCCGTGTcaagccccagcagccccccaccTACTGG TACCGCGGGAAGGAGTGGAGCTGCTGGGACCGGCTGGAGGTGCGGGCTGTCGGGGCAGACGGGCAGGAGATGAcggtggaggagctgctggactGGCTACAG AGGGAGCACGGGTGGACGGTGAGCAAGCTGCTGCGAGGCACCACAATGCTGTATGACTGGGAGGACGACGACGAGACGCAGGCGCGGCAGCGGGCGCAGAA gctgtcGGATGGCATGGAGCGTGCCGGGGCACTGCGGCAGCTGGAGTTGCAGTACCTGTGCAAGggggacaaggaggaggagtgCCCCCCGCTCCTCTGCATCCTGCCCTGA
- the TCTA gene encoding T-cell leukemia translocation-altered gene protein, which produces MAAGGWEAPWRALGALGRELAAEWAAQDVRAALCQLLLLWLGLSLLGVRLAWRAYGGAVAALCYRPAARRPPGTATATATGTGSGRPRAHSLSPAGPAGRNGAAERHCPPREGPPAEPGKTHRE; this is translated from the exons atggcggcgggcggctggGAGGCGCCGTGGCGGGCGCTGGGCGCGCTGGGCCGGGAGCTGGCGGCCGAGTGGGCGGCGCAGGACGTGCGGGCCGCgctgtgccagctgctgctgctctggctggggctgagcctgcTGGGCGTCCGCCTGGCCTGGCGGGCCTACGGCGGCGCCGTGGCCGCTCTCTGCTaccgcccggccgcccgccggccccccggcaccgccaccgccaccgccaccggcaccggcagcggccggccccgcgcccaCTCCCTGTCCCCCGCCGGCCCGGCCGGCCGCAACGGCGCCGCAGAGCGGCACTGCCCGCCCCG GGAGGGCCCGCCAGCTGAGCCGGGGAAGACGCACCGCGAGTGA
- the AMT gene encoding aminomethyltransferase, mitochondrial — translation MLRAGCRAALCRCRPGSAALSGAGAGPGRAEPGGLKRTPLDALHRSRGGRMVPFAGWSLPVQYGRGHLESHLHTRRHCSLFDVSHMLQTRVYGRDRVKFLESLVVGDIAELKPGQGTLTLLTNERGGIVDDLIVTNTAEEHLYVVSNAGCVDKDLAIMKGRAAELRAAGSDVHLEVSDNALLALQGPSMAQVLQAGLSDDLAKLSFMTSTTTTVFGVPGCRVTRCGYTGEDGVEISVPAGQAVELAERLLGIPEVWPAGLAARDSLRLEAGLCLYGNDIDETTTPAEAGLMWTLGKRRRAAMDFPGAAIIMAQAKEKPKRKRVGLTSVGPPVRPHAVILDPEGRPVGTVTSGCPSPSLGKNIAMGYVEAAHSRPGTTLAVEVRKKQHPALVTKMPFVPTHYYVAK, via the exons ATGCTGCGGGCCGGCTGCCGCGCCGCGCTGTGCCGCTGCCGCCCGGGCTCGGCGGCgctgagcggggccggggccgggccgggccgggccgagccgggggGGCTGAAGCGGACGCCGCTGGACGCCCTGCACCGGTCCCGCGGCGGCAGGATGGTGCCGTTCGCCGGCTGGAGCCTGCCGGTGCAGTACGGCCGCGGGCACCTCGAGTCCCACCTGCACACCCGCCGCCACTGCTCCCTCTTCGACGTGTCCCACATGCTGCAG ACGCGGGTGTACGGCCGGGACCGCGTCAAGTTCCTGGAGAGCCTGGTGGTGGGGGACATCGCCGAGCTGAAGCCGGGCCAG GGCACGCTGACGCTGCTCACCAACGAGCGGGGTGGCATTGTGGACGACCTCATTGTCACCAACACGGCAGAGGAGCACCTCTACGTGGTGTCCAACGCGGGCTGTGTCGACAAGGACTTGGCCATCATGAAG ggcagagcagcagagctgcggGCTGCTGGCAGCGACGTGCACCTGGAGGTCTCAGACAACgcgctgctggctctgcaaG GTCCCTCCATGGCacaggtgctgcaggcagggctgtcaGATGACCTGGCCAAGCTGTCCTTCATGACCAGCACCACCACAACTGTCTTCGGCGTGCCGGGCTGCCGGGTCACACGCTGCGGCTACACTGGCGAGGACGGCGTGGAG ATCTCGGTGCCCGCGGGGCAGGCGGTGGAGCTGGCCGAGCGGCTGCTGGGCATCCCTGAGGTGTGGCCGGCGGGGCTGGCGGCCAGGGACAGCCTGCGCCTggaggctgggctctgcctgtACGGGAACGACATCGATGAGACCACCACGCCAGCCGAGGCCGGGCTGATGTGGACCTTGG GCAAGCGTCGGCGTGCAGCCATGGACTTCCCCGGTGCAGCCATCATCATGGCGCAAGCCAAAGAGAAGCCGAAGCGGAAGCGCGTGGGGCTGACTTCGGTGGGGCCCCCTGTCCGGCCACACGCAGTCATTCTGGACCCTGAGGGCAGGCCTGTGG GCACGGTGACCAGCGGGTGCCCCTCGCCCTCCCTGGGCAAGAACATCGCCATGGGGTATGTGGAGGCCGCGCACAGCCGCCCGGGCACCACGCTCGCCGTCGAggtgaggaagaagcagcaccCGGCGCTGGTCACCAAGATGCCCTTTGTGCCCACCCACTACTACGTGGCCAAGTGA
- the NICN1 gene encoding nicolin-1 has protein sequence MSGAAGPGRAPLPCAVRAAAALQLPGGAEAARPGVAVIDLRFPRGGAADVHEIVFKNFYTAFLSVRVQRAGPPGPRRWVTCLRDHRLMPSPHTEEGSQDYFSLRRHQMLCDMEQVTALRFILRQPSPAWLHFSIEELQVFPPAQKSPQKDFPSWLSQLTPPEQPASPHGELPDPEKVSTEVQQMWVLTEVIRARQAATRIGRFDVDGCYDVNLLSYT, from the exons ATGtcgggagcggcggggccgggccgcgccccgctgccctgcgccgtccgcgccgccgccgcgctgcaGCTGCCCGGGGGGGCCGAGGCGGCTCGGCCCGGCGTGGCCGTCATCGACCTGCGCTTCCCCCGGGGCGGCGCCGCCGAT GTGCACGAGATCGTCTTCAAGAACTTCTACACCGCCTTCCTCAGCGTGCGGGTGCAGCGGGCCGGCCCCCCGGGGCCCCGCAGGTGGGTCACCTGCCTCCGCGACCACCGCCTGATGCCCAGCCCGCACACCGAGGAGGGCTCCCAGGACTACTTCTCGCTCCGCCGCCACCAG ATGCTGTGCGACATGGAGCAGGTGACGGCGCTGCGCTTCATCCTGCGGCAGCCCTCCCCGGCCTGGCTGCACTTCAGCATCGAGGAGCTGCAGGTGTTCCCCCCTGCCCAGAAG AGCCCCCAGAAGGATTTCCCCTCCTGGCTCTCCCAGCTGACCCCTCCGGAGCAGCCGGCCAGCCCGCACGGG GAGCTCCCCGACCCGGAGAAGGTGTCGACGGAGGTGCAGCAAATGTGGGTGCTGACGGAGGTGATCCGGGCTCGCCAGGCGGCCACCCGCATTGGGCGCTTCGAC GTGGACGGCTGCTACGATGTCAACCTGCTCTCCTACACCTGA